GTTTTTATTAAGCATTGCTCTGCGCCTTGAAGCAAGAAATATTTGCCGATCGGATTCAATGCGAATTGCTGCTCATGTTGTTTTAACAAGCTAATTTTATACGTAGTCAAATTCCTCTGTCTTCTGAAAATATGATTTTCTTGCTGTTCAATTCTTTTAACCCAGCCTCTCCGATAGCAGTGCAGCACCCTCAGCCAAGCCAATCAGCTTCCTAAGGCCAACTTGATATGTAACATTCCCCATAGATGCAAAGGTTTCGAAGCCGCAATCAGTTCCTCCAAGCAATCTTTCTGGCCCTATCTTATCCAGCCTTGCCAGCCTCTCAAGCCTTGCAGCAACAGTTTCAGGTGATTCAACTATTGGGCTCTTAACATCTATCGCCCCTGCAGCAAGTTTCATCCTCTTAGGCCAGTCATGATCCTTAAGATAGTCAGAAAGTATCAAAGCATCACCTTCATGCCTTGGATTCGCCATCTCCCCAACTATTGTTCCTACTTTCAGCCTGAGAACATTCTCTATAACTTTAGTGAAGTCAGCATCAAACCTATGAGAACCATTCCAGTTGCCATAGCAATAATGAACCCTTATTCTATCAGCAGGTAAGCCAGAAATTGCTTCATTTATTGCATCAATATGATGAGGTAAAGCTTCATAGAAGTCAACACCCCAGCTACCAGTCTGCTTCCCCATGGCTAAATCAGGGGCATCTATCTGGATATCAACCCCATCCACACCAAGTATCGCCTGATACTCCTTCCTCATCTCCTTCGCAAGGCTGAACAGATAATCATAATGGTCATGATAGACCTCGCTCCTTGGGAAGAAGATGGTTATGACTCCTGGCGAAGTTGTATTGAGAAAGATACTTTTTGCCTTCTCTTCCTTTGCTATCTTCTTAAAGTCCTCAGCCTCCTTCCTTGCCAGTTTCTCTCCATGATACTGCAGCTTATCCTCTATCTTTGGAACCTGAAATGCTACCTGCCTGACTTGCAGAATTGATGGATTTGATTCTCTCCACTCTTCCTGCAAAGATTCAGGGAAGCTCATCACAACTTTTTCACTTGCAGAGAAGCCGTAGAATCTGTTAGGAATGTAAAAGGTGTAGCCAGCCTTCCTCTGCTCTCCATTGCTTATCCAGTCCAGTCCCTTTTTGCTACCCAAAGGATGGAGCTGGTCCCTGATCGCCCTTCTTTCAGCATCTTCTACAACTGAAGCATACTGCTCAGCAATCTCTCCAGTAGGGCTCTTCTCAGGGTTAAGAAGCTCCAGTATCTCCGGAGGCCTGAACCAGCTGCCTGTCATCGTTGTCTCTATCTTTGCTGGCATCGCTGTTCACTCCTAGTTTTATTGCGTCACTTTTGTTCCTATCATGCTAAGATTGCCCAATATTCTTGCCAGCATCCCAGAACTTAAAATGTTCTCTTCTCACCAATTATAAAATCTGAATAACCTTCTCTTTCGAATAATGTAGAAAACTTGGACTCTTATAGGAAGCAGCATACGTTGAACCGACCCTCTTCAAGGGCTCTTTTCGCTCCGTGCAGAAACTCATCTTCCCTGCCCTCAAGCTTTTTCACTTCCTCCTTTCCTACACCTAATAAAGGAATCACGACCAGAAATAAGAATGATTTGAGGATGTAATGATGCTTAGTCTAATGGTTATTTCCGCTCAACTGCAGCGCTCTTTGCCCTTGGCAGAGATGATACCTGATTCTTTGCTACAAATTCATTCCATGCATCATCGAATTCTTTTATGGTATCCTCCGTCTTCTGGTGGAAGGGCATCTGTGCAAGAACCTTTGGAGTTATCGTTATTATGTGAGCATCAGCGGAAACAACTTCTTCCACATCTTCAGGCTTCCTTATGCTACCAACTATCAACCTGCTCTCTGTTTCTCTTTCAAGTACAGGCATTATCTCATGAATCGTCTTGACAGGGTCAAGCCCTGCGTCTCTAGCTCTGTTGAAGAATAAGCTTACATAAGTTGCCCCAGCCTTCGCTGCTAGGTAAAGCTGGTTGAATGTCACCATGCATGTCATATTTGTCTTTATCCCTTCATCATGAAGCTTCTTAACAACCCTCAAGCCTAAACCGTCTTTGTGCATAGCCACCTTGACAACAACATTTTTGTGCCATGATGAATATTCTCTGGCCTCTTCAACCAGCTCTTCGAAGGTATGGGTTGTTGTCTCTACGCTTACTGGCCATTCCTTCTTCATGTTGCATATTTCTAACACTCTCTGTTTGAAGTCAACGTTTCCTTCGCTGAGAAATATCTTCTGGTTAGTAGTTACCCCATCACCAATACCCCAGCTGAGAAACTGCCTTATCTCAGCTGCACTTGCAGTGTCGAGGAATATCTGAGTCAATTAAATTTTAAAAAAGCTCAACGAGGATTAATAAACTTTCTTATGCGTTCGGAGGATTAACCTCGCCGTATGATGAAGCACTCTTTTGCATCTTGTCAAAGAGTTCTACATTTCCATAACAGTAGTTATGTTTAATTGATATAGCGTTAACCTGAACAAGATCTGCTAGAATAGAAGGAAAACTAACCGATGAAATTTCCTTGACTGGCATCTCTTGTATCTTCTCTTTTAAAATCCGTGCATTAAGATAATCGATAACCATCATGATGCAGGTTGGAAAACACCATGAAGCTCATCTTGAAGTATAATTGGAACTTCATGGTTATATTTCTCTTCATCGCTCACAGTTTCTTACTATTTGATATTTTGTCATGTGTGATCAGCTTCGCTGATAATCTTTTTTGAAGCCTCACTTAGATCCCTGAAAATGCCATCTGGCTTTATTGCCTGCTCTTCAAGGATCTGCATCAGCAATGATGTGACATGAGATATAAGCAAAGTTCTACAACCAGCCGCCCTTCCTGCCTTGATATCTAGTATATCGTCGCCTATCATGTAAGATTCATGAATATCGACATCGTTCTCTTTAGCTGCCTTTAATATCAAGCCTGGCTTTGGTTTTCTGCAGTCGCATTCCTTCCTGTACTTTTTCAAGACAGCCTGAGGGTGGTGCAGGCAGAAGTATTCTCCGTCAAAAGTAACTCCTGCTCTGCTCTTTATCTCCTCATCAATTGCCCTTTGAGTCTTCCAGAACGTATCTTCGTCAACCCTTCCCTTCGCTACAGCAGGCTGATTTGAAACAATTATCAGTTTATATCCTGCACTCTTCAATTGTTTCAAAGCGTCGGCAACTCCGGGTAAAATCTTTACCTGATCAGGCCTTGTTATACTATCTATGTAGCCCGTCTCCTTATCATACACAAGGCTGACTATCGTTCCATCCCTATCAAGAAAGACTGCTTTATTCCCCATCTGCTCTACTGACCTTTAAGCAGTTTCCTCAATTCATCGCATATAAGATGAGTAAGAACAAGATGCAATCCTTCTACCTGAGGAGTAGAATTTACTGGCACCAATATGCATGAGTCAACCATACCTTTCAGCACTCCACCATCAAAACCTACGAGAGCTATGGTCTTTCCTCCATGCTCTTTTGCAAACGCAGTAGCTTTAACAAGATTCTGGCTCCAAAGATCTGCTTTATCCTTTCCTGAGCCTCCATGGACGCTTATGGCAATAAACACATCTCCAGGCTTGAAGAAGTTTTCAAGCTGTTCAGAATAGATGTTATTGAAGCCGTTATCGTTTGTCAAAGCGCTTACAAGAGGAATATTGTCAACAAGTGCAAATGCCTTCATCCTTCTCTTGGCATCCTGAGAAGCCCATTTGTTCAGGTCGCATGCAAAATGAGTTGCTGTAGATGCTGAACCACCATTCCCAGCTATGAAGATGCTCGCATCTCTCTTCCATGCATCATACAGTAATTTGATCGTCTTATCTATCTGTGCTCTGTCTATCTTATCTATAACCTGCTTTGATTGCTCCAGATAATCCGAAATGCTTCCAGCAGACTGACCCATCTTACGACATCTTCGGGAGCCTTTCTACTCCTTCCCTAAGCAATCTGAGCCATTCATCCAACGTTTCTTCAGTTTTCCTAGATTCAGCTCTAATCTCAAGCAGCATATTCTGACTCCTTCTTAATTGTTCTGTCAAATTGCCAAGTATATCTGATGCCTTTGCAGATATGTCACCATATCTTTTGTTAAGCTCTTTGAAGTTTTCATCAGTCGCTTTCGTAAAGACGGCGATTTTGTCGTTAAATGACTTGAAGTTGTTATCAGTCCTTTGAGCAAAGTCTCTAAACTCATTTCTGTAATCTCTAGATTCATTCCTGTAATCCCTGAATTCTGCCTTCATGGCACCGAATCCTTCATGCAATTCATCAACCAGTTTACCTGAGATTATTGAGAACCATTTCACCTTGGGCCTGAATGAGGCTTCAGTAACTTCAAAGGCTGAAACAATAGCCGGTTCTGGTGGCTTCTTTATCGGCTGAAGAAAAAGGTTCAGCCTACCCTCTTCTCCTTAAAGGAATATGGAAACGCTTCAATCTGACAAATTTTTGACATATCCAGATAGACCAATCTCCTGAGCCAGGCCCAAAACAAATCTTCTGTAGCCTACTCTCTGCAATCTTCCCCTCGCAATAATTTCAAATGCTTTATTCATACTTCCACAACTTCCATGCGCCTCGACTTATTTAAAGCCTCTCCAATTTGATGCTATTGCGTTCAGGCCAAGCAGAAGTATATAGCATTTATCCTCAAGCCAGCTCATCGCATCAAGCCCCCAGTGGAGAGCTATGTTGACGTTCACCTCGGCCAGCCTCTGACCTACCGCTATTGCCCTCTGGTAAAGCGACGGCCTCAGCCAGGCCTGGGCCTTCTCTATTATGCCCATCACTGCAGATATTATGCCTTTTCCTGCTAGCTTTACATCAAGCTTCAGTACAAGGTGAACGATGCCTCTCTCCACGTTGTTTAAGGCTCTGTAGTAGAGCCTCTTCCTGAAGAGCTTGTGCCTAATATAAAATAACTTGTCCTTCAAACTTCCGTTGCCGGGTTTGTTTTCAGACCCTGCTACAGTTGTTCGAAGTTGCACAGTCGAAGCCCTTCCTTACTTGACAATATTTAAACGTTCTTTACACGGATTGCAAATTGAAAAATGTTTGTCTATGTTCTTCTTAACATGCAGAAACTGGACTCAGACAATTTATACTCTGCACAAAGAAGTTTCGTTGTGGCGAAGTAATAACTGGTCGTTCATCCAAAACAAGCCCAGCAATGCTTCTTCTGGTTTACAGTAAGCGATGCTGTCTTTCTTTTACGTTTGTCACCTTTTTCCTGATAGTGATAGATAGGTAGGTCGAAATATTCAAGATGCAAAGCTCGACTTCAAATATTTATATATTGTAAAAAGAATTAATACTGTGTTAGAAATGCAGGACAAATATCCGAACGAGGCGTACATATTGTCGCTTATCGGCGGAATATTCGTTCTAATCGGCGCAATCGTCGTTACACTTGCCGGCGCAGCTCTGACTTTCTTCCTACTTGGAATAGGGGCGATCATCGGGGTATTCGGGCTCATCTGGGGCATAGTTCTCATATATTTCGCAGGAAAGCTGAAATCGGATCCAGCTGGGCATACTACTTATGGTGCTTTGATAGTGGTCTTTTCTCTGCTCAGCTGGTTCGGAAGTTACGGGGGTCTTGTTATAGGATTCCTTCTGTGTCTTATTGGAGGGATAATGGCTATTGCCCTGGAATCCAGCGCAGATTTTACCTTCTCAAGCATCTGCAACTTTAACAGCCAGTAAAGTAAACTTCTGTCCTAACTGCGGTAAGCAGGTTTCTCCTGACACAAAATTCTGCCCTAATTGTGGTAAGCAGTTGGTATAGCTTGGCATCTTATTCTTTTCCTCATAATGGTTACACACCAAGCCAGAGCCTCGTTGCAAATTGGTAGAATCTGAGCAAAGTTTATGCATGGATGAAGAAAGCAACTGTTCGAAAGTTATGGACATGTAACCTCTCTGTCTCTGCTCTGGTAAAATCCAGCCTGAATCAATCTGCCATCTGAACTTACAAAAGTATCAACCGAGCTGGTATAATAACTCGTGGCGAGGTGCAAGGTTGGAAGGACTTATCACCCTTATCCCATACCTCTCGAGGTTCGACTGAATCTTCTCAATCTGTCTCTTTATGAGATAAGCATCCTCTATACTTTCGACTGTCAGCCAGGGGGAGGTTGGCTGTATAACAGTATCCAGAGCAAGGTTTCGGTTAGGTGATTGAAGTGATAAAGTTTTCACATCATCAAGAACCAAAAGCCTGTCGATGAGGTCGCTCAGTAGTTGAGTGATAGCTATAACCTTGCCTGGGCTGTAATCTGGCTCTGATGCATCTTGACTGGCTCTGAGCGAATTTCTGTTTGGTAATGGCAGGTCAAGTATTCTTCCTATGTCGGGACTGAATCTGCCCAGCATTTGTAGAGAGGCTTCAGTCAATTCCTCTATGACCTGCCTGGGCTTTAGGTTGATAAAATGCTGGCCATCATATAGGGAGGCTGATATGGCTACATCAGTGTTCGCAAAGCTGAGAAGTGTGCTGAAGAATTCTGAAGCCAGAATATCAGCTGAGATGATGTCTGATGCAGTTACATCGAATATCAGATTAGCTCTGTAAGAGTATGGGGAAACAAATTCCTTTACCTTATATGTTTGAAGCCTGGCTGTTGCCTTCCAGTCGATATTCTTCAGCTCATCTCCAGGCTGGTAATCTCTTGTTGAAGCGTATTCGCCTGTGTTGGAAATTCTAAAGAGATTTGATTCTCCTTCAGCCATCTCTATTATTTCGTAACCTGCAAATCTGCTGAGTGGGACTACGAACCTTGGATACACTGTAATATTGATTCTTCCGACAGGAATAGCTGATTCTACAACGAAAAGATGCAACAAGCCCGGATATTCCAGCATGACATAGGAAACTTCTATCAGCCCGGGATGCTGAAAGTATCCTTCAAAACCTATTC
This region of Conexivisphaerales archaeon genomic DNA includes:
- a CDS encoding transaldolase family protein, producing MTQIFLDTASAAEIRQFLSWGIGDGVTTNQKIFLSEGNVDFKQRVLEICNMKKEWPVSVETTTHTFEELVEEAREYSSWHKNVVVKVAMHKDGLGLRVVKKLHDEGIKTNMTCMVTFNQLYLAAKAGATYVSLFFNRARDAGLDPVKTIHEIMPVLERETESRLIVGSIRKPEDVEEVVSADAHIITITPKVLAQMPFHQKTEDTIKEFDDAWNEFVAKNQVSSLPRAKSAAVERK
- a CDS encoding HAD family hydrolase encodes the protein MGNKAVFLDRDGTIVSLVYDKETGYIDSITRPDQVKILPGVADALKQLKSAGYKLIIVSNQPAVAKGRVDEDTFWKTQRAIDEEIKSRAGVTFDGEYFCLHHPQAVLKKYRKECDCRKPKPGLILKAAKENDVDIHESYMIGDDILDIKAGRAAGCRTLLISHVTSLLMQILEEQAIKPDGIFRDLSEASKKIISEADHT
- a CDS encoding SIS domain-containing protein, with translation MGQSAGSISDYLEQSKQVIDKIDRAQIDKTIKLLYDAWKRDASIFIAGNGGSASTATHFACDLNKWASQDAKRRMKAFALVDNIPLVSALTNDNGFNNIYSEQLENFFKPGDVFIAISVHGGSGKDKADLWSQNLVKATAFAKEHGGKTIALVGFDGGVLKGMVDSCILVPVNSTPQVEGLHLVLTHLICDELRKLLKGQ
- a CDS encoding acylphosphatase, yielding MNKAFEIIARGRLQRVGYRRFVLGLAQEIGLSGYVKNLSD
- a CDS encoding DUF6114 domain-containing protein → MQDKYPNEAYILSLIGGIFVLIGAIVVTLAGAALTFFLLGIGAIIGVFGLIWGIVLIYFAGKLKSDPAGHTTYGALIVVFSLLSWFGSYGGLVIGFLLCLIGGIMAIALESSADFTFSSICNFNSQ
- a CDS encoding DUF58 domain-containing protein, encoding MNPELTARGKRLATAILALALLAVTFLDIAIGFAASFLLVLLLVAYIDSRRKKYRSLSLRAGRDTYRTIAGEKFRLDFDIESNGERELSRVKFTLPEAPKLEFTTSEGSRIGFEGYFQHPGLIEVSYVMLEYPGLLHLFVVESAIPVGRINITVYPRFVVPLSRFAGYEIIEMAEGESNLFRISNTGEYASTRDYQPGDELKNIDWKATARLQTYKVKEFVSPYSYRANLIFDVTASDIISADILASEFFSTLLSFANTDVAISASLYDGQHFINLKPRQVIEELTEASLQMLGRFSPDIGRILDLPLPNRNSLRASQDASEPDYSPGKVIAITQLLSDLIDRLLVLDDVKTLSLQSPNRNLALDTVIQPTSPWLTVESIEDAYLIKRQIEKIQSNLERYGIRVISPSNLAPRHELLYQLG